A stretch of Prunus dulcis chromosome 6, ALMONDv2, whole genome shotgun sequence DNA encodes these proteins:
- the LOC117631539 gene encoding uncharacterized protein LOC117631539: MEDLGSLWTTYYESTDELKQKLLYTTLELESVKTLATDEIRKSEENVNNLLNLLKVAYKERDDARAQLHKLLNKIMPSSPIEAPINMFPHVQPESSLLIPTKANSSITESNSLSETYNHQSHGSSPVESLFDAVSSPEFSNINMADSGNIAFVKQQQPLVQEFNASMSSGMAKTDPASAVIDNFVKGKTLPQKGKLLQAVMEAGPLLQTLLVAGPLPRWRNPPPLQSFKIPPVSIKGCEAASFNQKPMANPSYGVHNKPLSFASYPEMSRGFSQTCSASMLNFNNGASGSCLNNVRLLTSNSSIDHQIPIGKRQRLQ, from the exons ATGGAGGACTTGGGTTCTCTGTGGACTACTTATTATGAG AGCACTGATGAGTTGAAGCAGAAGCTTCTGTACACAACCCTTGAGCTGGAATCAGTAAAAACTTTAGCAACTGATGAAATCAGAAAGAGTGAGGAGAATGTGAACAATTTGCTCAATCTTTTGAAGGTTGCATACAAAGAAAGAGATGATGCCAGAGCTCAGCTTCACAAGCTCCTAAACAAGATCATGCCTTCAAGTCCAATTGAAGCACCCATTAATATGTTTCCACATGTCCAGCCTGAAAGCTCACTTTTAATTCCCACCAAAGCAAATTCCAGCATAACTGAATCTAATAGCCTCTCTGAAACATACAACCACCAATCCCATGGCTCTTCCCCTGTGGAATCTTTATTTGATGCAGTTTCTTCACCAGAGTTCTCAAACATCAACATGGCAGACTCTGGTAACATTGCTTTTgtgaagcagcagcagccttTGGTGCAAGAATTTAATGCCTCTATGTCTTCTGGCATGGCCAAAACTGATCCTGCTTCGGCAGTGATTGACAATTTTGTCAAAGGGAAGACTCTGCCTCAAAAAGGGAAGCTCTTGCAGGCTGTGATGGAAGCCGGCCCGCTGCTTCAGACACTTCTTGTCGCCGGGCCTCTTCCTCGCTGGCGAAATCCTCCTCCTTTGCAGTCGTTCAAAATCCCACCTGTTTCTATCAAAGGCTGTGAAGCTGCAAGTTTTAACCAGAAACCAATGGCTAATCCTAGTTATGGGGTTCATAATAAGCCACTGAGTTTTGCATCATATCCTGAGATGTCTCGTGGGTTTTCGCAAACATGTTCAGCTTCCATGTTGAATTTCAACAATGGTGCTTCTGGATCATGCCTCAACAATGTAAGGCTGCTCACTTCAAATTCCAGTATTGACCACCAAATCCCAATTGGCAAGCGGCAGAGGCTTCAATGA
- the LOC117630160 gene encoding RING-H2 finger protein ATL52-like, with the protein MDSSSPPSQDPHWRPWVISFVALVCTFTLIFSYYKLLKRLCSTSFSRNLNRRRILNEINPDDPSLQFQSQGLDFSVTRSLPVTQFKKKDEAEAAEHSQSNADCAICLGEFEEGEWLKKLPKCSHEFHISCIDTWFVSHSNCPLCRSQVCDFMHDCLVPMDTALETLSQDEIQERASHYQMLQTLSQEEIQERASHYQMLRFTILEDSPLGREARYAH; encoded by the coding sequence ATGGATTCAAGCTCACCCCCATCTCAGGATCCACATTGGAGACCCTGGGTTATATCTTTTGTTGCTCTTGTTTGCACCTTCACCCTCATATTCAGTTACTACAAGTTGCTCAAACGGCTCTGCAgcacaagcttctcaagaaaCCTGAATCGACGACGCATTCTGAACGAAATCAACCCAGATGATCCATCTCTACAGTTTCAGAGCCAGGGGCTAGACTTCTCTGTTACGCGGTCTCTCCCCGTAACTCAGTTCAAGAAGAAAGATGAAGCAGAAGCTGCAGAACACAGCCAAAGCAATGCAGACTGCGCAATCTGCTTGGGCGAATTCGAAGAAGGCGAATGGCTGAAAAAACTGCCCAAATGCTCTCATGAGTTCCACATTTCTTGCATAGACACTTGGTTTGTGTCTCACTCAAACTGTCCCTTGTGCAGATCACAAGTCTGCGATTTTATGCATGATTGTCTTGTTCCTATGGACACTGCATTAGAGACATTGAGCCAAGATGAAATTCAAGAAAGAGCATCACATTACCAAATGCTGCAGACATTGAGCCAAGAAGAAATTCAAGAAAGGGCATCTCATTACCAAATGCTGCGATTCACTATCCTGGAGGACTCACCACTTGGAAGGGAAGCAAGATATGCCcattga
- the LOC117632604 gene encoding 60S ribosomal protein L23a-like: MAPAKADVSKKADPKSQAVKAAKALKSGPILKKKAKKIRTSVTFHRPRTLKKERNPKYPRISAPPRNKLDHYQILKYPLTTESAMKKIEDNNTLVFIVDIRADKKKIKDAVKKMYDIQSKKVNTLIRPDGTKKAYVRLTPDYDALDVANKIGII, encoded by the exons ATGGCTCCAGCTAAAG CTGATGTTTCAAAAAAGGCTGATCCAAAGTCACAAGCCGTGAAAGCTGCAAAGGCTTTGAAATCGGGTCCCATCCTTAAGAAGAAGGCCAAGAAGATCCGAACTTCAGTTACATTTCATCGGCCCAGGACATTGAAAAAGGAGAGGAACCCTAAGTATCCTCGTATCAGTGCTCCACCAAGGAACAAGCTCGATCATTATCAAATTTTGAAGTATCCTCTTACTACTGAATCTGCAATGAAGAAGATTGAAGACAACAACACTTTGGTGTTTATTGTTGACATACGTGCtgacaagaagaaaattaaggatgcAGTCAAGAAGATGTATGACATTCAGTCCAAGAAAGTGAATACCTTGATCAG gCCTGATGGTACCAAAAAGGCTTATGTTAGGCTGACCCCGGATTATGATGCTTTGGATGTGGCAAACAAAATTGGTATCATCTAA
- the LOC117632339 gene encoding monofunctional riboflavin biosynthesis protein RIBA 3, chloroplastic yields the protein MDALIPHALFPYILTSSSVHRSLVVRQCLYRQRGLNPTTWAIGVSGSSSLGAAGDLFGDANNLRGIDQNGSLLGGLDEAASAVPFGTLDAEITPETIDFFVSDAEGDPDCPSEGYSSIEQALNTLRQGKFVIVVDDENGEVEGNLVMAASFTSPKDVAFLIKQGSGIVSVGMKEEDLERLKLPLMSPETEEEDSSAPTFTITVDAKVGTSTGVSAVDRAKTVVALASHDSKPQDFRRPGHVFPLKYRNGGILRRAGHTEASVDLVVLAGLRPVSVLSAVVDAEDGSMASLPNLRKLSLDHSIPIVSITDLIRYRRKREKLVERKAVSRLPTKWGLFQAYCYNSKLDGTEHVAVVKGSIGNGEDVLVRVHSECLTGDIFRSARCDCGNQLDLAMQLIEQAGRGVVVYLKGHEGRGIGLGHKLQAYNLQDQGHDTVQANIELGLSVDSREYGIGAQILRDIGVRTMRLMTNNPAKFTGLKGYGLAVVGRVPVLTPITEENKTYLETKRTKMGHVYGSDIQGLSSGFINPNVNNNQGLPESDSES from the exons ATGGATGCTTTAATTCCTCACGCCCTCTTCCCCTATATCCTCACTAGCTCAAG TGTGCATCGGTCTCTTGTGGTTCGTCAATGCCTGTACAGGCAAAGGGGGTTGAATCCAACAACTTGGGCTATTGGGGTGTCTGGAAGTAGTAGCCTTGGAGCAGCTGGGGACCTTTTTGGTGATGCTAATAATCTAAGGGGAATTGATCAAAATGGTTCTTTGTTGGGTGGCTTGGATGAGGCAGCTTCAGCAGTGCCATTTGGGACGTTGGATGCTGAGATCACACCAGAGACCATTGATTTCTTTGTTAGTGATGCTGAGGGCGACCCCGATTGCCCATCTGAGGGCTACTCATCCATAGAGCAGGCTCTTAACACATTACGCCAAGGAAAG tTTGTGATTGTTGTAGATGATGAAAATGGGGAAGTGGAAGGAAACCTAGTCATGGCAGCATCATTCACAAGTCCGAAAGACGTAGCATTCCTGATCAAGCAAGGGTCTGGGATTGTCTCTGTAGGCATGAAAGAGGAGGATCTTGAAAGATTGAAGCTTCCTCTGATGTCACCAGAGACTGAGGAAGAAGACTCATCTGCCCCCACATTCACAATCACAGTG GATGCAAAAGTTGGAACATCTACTGGAGTGTCAGCTGTAGACAGGGCAAAGACTGTGGTAGCTCTCGCGTCTCATGATTCTAAGCCACAAGACTTTAGAAGGCCTGGCCATGTGTTTCCTCTCAAGTACCGAAATGGCGGCATTCTAAGGAGAGCCGGCCACACTGAGGCCTCGGTTGATCTGGTTGTTCTGGCAGGCTTGAGGCCAGTGTCTGTTCTCTCAGCTGTAGTTGATGCAGAAGATGGCTCTATGGCCTCTTTGCCCAATTTAAGAAAACTCTCATTGGACCACTCCATTCCAATTGTCTCCATAACTGATTTGATCAG GTACAGGAGAAAGAGGGAAAAATTGGTTGAAAGAAAAGCAGTTTCTCGTTTACCTACAAAGTGGGGATTGTTTCAGGCTTATTGCTACAACTCAAAGCTAGATGGAACAGAACATGTTGCTGTTGTGAAG GGAAGCATTGGGAACGGAGAAGATGTGCTGGTAAGAGTTCATTCAGAGTGTTTGACAGGGGACATATTCAGATCAGCCCGGTGTGATTGCGGCAACCAGTTGGACTTGGCAATGCAGCTGATTGAGCAAGCCGGTCGGGGAGTTGTTGTTTACCTTAAAGGTCATGAAGGAAGAGGCATTGGCCTTGGTCACAAACTTCAAGCCTATAATCTGCAGGACCAAGGCCATGACACAGTCCAGGCCAATATAGAACTTGGACTATCTGTTGATTCTCGCGAATACGGGATCGGTGCTCAG ATTCTGAGAGACATTGGGGTTCGAACGATGAGACTAATGACGAACAACCCTGCGAAGTTCACTGGACTAAAGGGATATGGGTTGGCTGTGGTTGGGAGGGTTCCAGTGTTGACACCAATTACAGAGGAAAACAAGACCTACTTGGAAACAAAACGAACCAAGATGGGACATGTTTATGGTTCTGATATTCAAGGGCTTTCATCCGGATTCATCAACCCGAATGTAAATAACAACCAAGGCCTACCAGAGTCAGACAGTGAAAGTTGA
- the LOC117633164 gene encoding UDP-galactose/UDP-glucose transporter 5B — MAETAPLSIVTQPSKLWKGVFAVAGIMTTLVTYGVLQEKIMRVPYGDDKAFFRYSLFLVFCNRIATSAISAGALLASKKALDPVAPVYKYSLVSVSNILTTTCQYEALKYVSFPIQTLAKCAKMIPVMVWGTIIMQKKYKGQDYLLAFLVTVGCSIFILYPAGSSEIGPSDIYGRGRENTVWGISLMIGYLGFDGFTSTFQDKLFKGYDMEIHNQIFYTAFCSCVLSLTGLILQGQLLPAIHFVSIHNDCFFDIALLSTVATASQFFISYTIRTFGALTFATIMTTRQLVSIMLSCLWFSHPLSREQWIGAVVVFGTLYAKSFLRSAPKPSPSQQMQNGASLPVKGNP; from the exons ATGGCCGAAACGGCGCCGTTATCGATTGTTACGCAGCCGAGCAAGTTATGGAAGGGGGTTTTCGCCGTGGCCGGAATCATGACCACGCTCGTCACCTACGGCGTTCTCCAG GAAAAGATCATGAGAGTCCCGTACGGGGACGACAAGGCGTTTTTCAGGTACTCGTTGTTTCTCGTCTTCTGCAATCGCATTGCGACGTCGGCGATCTCCGCCGGAGCCTTGTTGGCGAGCAAGAAGGCTTTGGATCCCGTTGCTCCGGTCTACAAGTACTCCCTTGTATCGGTTTCTAACATATTAACCACTACATGTCAGTATGAG GCTCTCAAATATGTCAGCTTTCCTATTCAAACACTTGCAAAATGTGCCAAGATGATACCTGTGATG gtttggGGCACTATCATTATGCAAAAGAAATACAAGGGACAGGACTATTTGTTGGCATTTCTAGTGACAGTGGGCTgttcaatatttattttatatccG GCAGGATCTTCCGAGATTGGTCCATCTGATATATATGGTAGAGGAAGAGAAAATACTGTTTGGGGCATTTCCCTTATGATTGGTTATCTTGG GTTTGATGGCTTTACAAGCACGTTCCAAGATAAACTATTTAAAGGCTATGATATGGAGATACACAATCAAATATTTTACACTGCATTCTGTTCTTGTGTTCTCAGCTTGACAG gTCTTATATTACAAGGACAGTTGCTTCCAGCAATCCACTTTGTTTCTATCCACAATGATTGTTTCTTTGACATTGCATTGCTTTCCACT GTAGCAACAGCTAGccaatttttcatttcttacACGATTCGCACATTTGGTGCTCTCACATTTGCCACTATAATGACCACAAGACAG TTGGTCAGCATTATGCTATCATGCTTGTGGTTTTCACACCCCCTTAGCAGGGAACAATGGATTGGAGCT GTCGTTGTCTTTGGTACCCTCTATGCAAAAAGCTTCCTGAGAAGTGCACCAAAGCCTTCACCTTCCCAACAAATGCAGAATGGAGCTTCTCTTCCAGTGAAGGGGAACCCTTGA
- the LOC117631369 gene encoding 12S seed storage globulin 1-like: MEIDLSPKLAKKLYGGDGGSYFAWSPSELPMLREGNIGAAKLALEKNGFALPKYSDSAQVAYVLQGAGVVGIVLPEKEEKVLPVKKGDAIALPFGVVTWWYNKEDTEFVVLFLGDTSKAHKRGEFTDFYLNGSNGIFTGFSTEFVGRAWDLEEDIAKTLVSKQSGKGIVKVCGANLPEPKKEHRDGMTLNCEEAPLDVDIKKGGRVVVLNTKNLPLVGEVGLGADLVRLDGNAMCSPGFSCDSALQVTYIVRGSGRVQVVGVDGKRVLETTIKAGNLFIVPRFFVVSKIADPEGLEWFSIITTPNPIFTHLAGSIGVWKALSPQVLEAAFNVDLATEKLFRSKRTSDAIFFPPPN, encoded by the exons ATGGAGATTGATCTGTCACCAAAGTTGGCCAAGAAGTTGTACGGTGGAGATGGTGGGTCCTACTTTGCTTGGTCCCCATCTGAGCTTCCCATGCTCCGTGAAGGTAACATTGGCGCTGCCAAGCTTGCTCTTGAGAAGAATGGGTTTGCTCTCCCCAAGTACTCTGATTCTGCCCAGGTCGCTTATGTCCTCCAAG GTGCTGGTGTAGTTGGAATTGTCCTCCCTGAGAAGGAGGAGAAGGTTCTTCCAGTTAAGAAGGGTGATGCTATTGCCCTCCCATTTGGAGTTGTTACTTGGTGGTACAACAAGGAGGACACTGAGTTTGTAGTCCTTTTCTTGGGTGATACTTCAAAAGCCCACAAGAGGGGTGAGTTTACTGACTTTTATCTGAATGGCTCCAATGGCATTTTCACTGGCTTCTCAACTGAGTTTGTCGGTCGAGCATGGGATTTAGAGGAGGATATTGCGAAGACCCTTGTTAGCAAGCAATCTGGCAAGGGTATAGTTAAGGTTTGTGGAGCTAACTTGCCTGAACCAAAGAAGGAACACCGAGATGGCATGACATTGAACTGTGAAGAGGCTCCTCTGGATGTTGACATTAAGAAAGGTGGAAGAGTTGTTGTGCTGAACACTAAAAACCTTCCTttggttggtgaggttgggcTTGGTGCTGACCTTGTTAGGTTGGATGGAAATGCTATGTGCTCCCCAGGATTCTCTTGTGACTCTGCCCTGCAGGTGACTTATATTGTTAGGGGCAGTGGCCGTGTCCAAGTTGTTGGAGTCGACGGTAAGAGGGTCTTGGAAACAACCATCAAAGCTGGTAATTTGTTCATCGTTCCGAGGTTCTTTGTTGTTTCAAAGATCGCTGATCCAGAAGGCTTGGAATGGTTTTCTATCATCACTACTCCCAA TCCCATATTCACCCACTTGGCTGGAAGCATTGGTGTTTGGAAGGCTTTGTCTCCTCAGGTGCTTGAGGCTGCCTTCAATGTGGATTTGGCTACAGAGAAACTTTTCCGATCGAAGAGGACTTCTGATGCAATCTTCTTCCCCCCACCCAATTAA
- the LOC117631370 gene encoding glutelin type-D 1-like — translation MEIDLSPKLPKKVHSGDGGSYFSWCPSELPMLREGNIGAAKLALEKNGFALPQYCDSAKVAYVLQGNGVVGIVLQEKEEKILPVKKGDAIALPFGVVTWWYNKEDTEFVVLFLGDTSKAHKRGEFTSFYLNGSNGIFTGFSTEFVGRAWDLEESIVKTLVGKQSGKGIVKLSGVNLPEPKKEHRDGMTLNCEEAPLDVDIKNGGRVVVLNTKNLPLVGEVGLGADLVRLDGSAMCSPGFSCDSALQVTYIVRGSGRVQVVGVDGKRALETTIKAGNLFIVPRYFVVSKIADPDGLEWFSIITTPNPIFTHLAGSIGCWKALSPQVLQAAFNVDADTEKLFRSKRTADAIFFPPPK, via the exons ATGGAGATTGATCTTTCACCCAAGTTGCCCAAGAAGGTGCACAGTGGAGATGGTGGGTCCTACTTTTCTTGGTGCCCGTCTGAGCTTCCCATGCTCCGTGAAGGTAACATTGGCGCTGCCAAGCTGGCCCTTGAGAAGAACGGGTTTGCTCTCCCTCAATACTGCGATTCTGCCAAGGTCGCTTACGTCCTTCAAg GTAATGGTGTAGTTGGAATTGTGCTTcaagagaaggaagagaagatTCTTCCAGTGAAGAAGGGTGATGCCATTGCCCTCCCTTTTGGAGTTGTTACTTGGTGGTACAACAAGGAGGACACTGAGTTTGTAGTTCTTTTCTTGGGTGACACTTCAAAAGCACACAAAAGGGGTGAGTTCACTTCCTTCTATCTTAATGGCTCCAATGGCATTTTCACTGGCTTCTCAACCGAGTTTGTGGGTCGAGCATGGGATTTGGAGGAGAGCATTGTGAAGACTCTCGTTGGAAAGCAATCCGGTAAGGGCATAGTCAAGCTTAGTGGAGTTAACTTACCTGAGCCAAAGAAGGAACACCGAGATGGTATGACATTGAACTGTGAAGAGGCTCCTCTGGATGTTGACATTAAGAATGGTGGAAGAGTTGTTGTTTTGAACACTAAAAACCTTCCTttggttggtgaggttggaCTTGGCGCTGACCTTGTTAGATTGGATGGAAGCGCTATGTGCTCCCCTGGATTTTCTTGTGACTCCGCCCTGCAGGTGACTTATATTGTTAGGGGCAGTGGCCGTGTCCAAGTTGTTGGAGTTGACGGTAAGAGGGCCTTGGAAACAACTATCAAAGCTGGCAATTTGTTCATCGTTCCTAGGTACTTTGTTGTTTCGAAGATTGCTGATCCAGATGGCTTGGAATGGTTTTCTATCATCACTACTCCCAA TCCCATATTCACCCACTTGGCTGGAAGCATTGGTTGTTGGAAGGCTTTATCTCCTCAGGTGCTCCAGGCTGCCTTCAATGTGGATGCAGATACAGAAAAACTATTCCGGTCGAAGAGGACTGCTGATGCTATCTTCTTCCCCCCACCAAAGTGA
- the LOC117633055 gene encoding pentatricopeptide repeat-containing protein At1g63330-like: MPKMMTATASSYGSRSMPSLHSTVVFLFNDYSALFHSQPSNSKPNESRNTHPKQFGVRGPTTVTNLEHAFNVFDEMLRKRHLPSVFRFNQILGQVAKLKHHSAVISMYNQMGVSGVGPSDCTLTIVINCFCHLNQMGFSFSVLGQLFKSGFEPSVYTFNILINGSLTENRVAEAAEIFNKMMKTGNCKPSVVTFGTLIKGFYRMGNNGAAIQLLRKMEEGACNPNLVIYNTIIDSLCKDTLTVDALNLFSEMMSKGISPNVITYTSLIHGVCRLGKWKAATRLLNEMVSRNIFPNVHTFSILVDTLCKEGMAEEAQTVVERMIERDIEPNTVTYNSLMDGYCLRGEMDKAKKVFELMLCKDSMTDVRSYTILINGYCKRKMMDEAMMIFLEMSRRGLVSDTVAYTTLIDGFCKLGRIHDAQKLFSQMQGCGHLPNGVTFGTLIKGFCRMGNNSAAIQLLRKMEEGACNPDLVIYNTIIDSLCKDTLIVDALNLFSEMMRNGISPNVITYTSLIHGVCRLGKWKEWKEATTLLNEMVSRNIFPDVQTFNVFVDTLCKEGGVGEAQTVVEMMIERDIEPNTFTYNSLMDGYCLRGEMDKAKKVFELMLCKDSMTDVCSYNILINGYCKCKNVDEAMMIFLEMPSRGLVSDTITCTTLIDGFCKVGRIHDAQKLFSQMQGCGLLPDVQTYAVLLDGLCKTQHLPMAMELFRVMEGKKLDIDIVIYNILIEGLCIAGKIDSAKNLFYDLSSKGLQLDVRIYTTMISGLCNGGLISEAEKLVEEMEENGCSPDDCTYNTIIRGFINSNETSRAMVFIQQMVERGFSADASTTELIVDLLSKDDVDPAL, encoded by the coding sequence ATGCCGAAGATGATGACGGCAACTGCATCTTCTTATGGCAGCAGAAGTATGCCTTCTCTTCACTCTACTGTTGTTTTTCTCTTCAACGATTACTCAGCCTTGTTTCATTCTCAACCCTCAAATTCGAAGCCAAATGAATCTAGAAACACCCATCCAAAGCAGTTTGGTGTGAGAGGCCCAACCACAGTCACAAATCTTGAGCATGCTTTCAATGTGTTCGATGAAATGCTTCGCAAGCGTCATTTGCCTTCGGTTTTCCGTTTCAATCAAATCTTGGGACAAGTTGCGAAATTGAAACATCACTCGGCCGTCATCTCTATGTATAACCAAATGGGTGTGTCGGGAGTTGGACCTAGTGATTGTACTCTTACTATTGTCATTAATTGCTTTTGTCATCTCAACCAAATGGGGTTTAGTTTTTCTGTCTTGGGACAACTCTTTAAATCTGGGTTTGAACCAAGTGTCTATACCTTCAACATTCTAATCAACGGCTCTCTTACCGAGAATAGAGTGGCTGAGGCTGCagaaattttcaacaaaatgaTGAAGACAGGTAATTGTAAGCCTAGTGTGGTTACTTTCGGCACACTAATAAAGGGTTTCTATAGAATGGGTAACAACGGTGCGGCTATCCAATTGCTGAGGAAGATGGAGGAAGGAGCTTGCAACCCTAACCTAGTTATCTATAACACGATCATAGACAGTCTTTGTAAGGATACACTAACTGTGGATGCATTGAACCTCTTCTCTGAAATGATGAGCAAAGGTATTTCCCCAAATGTCATCACCTATACATCCTTGATTCATGGGGTTTGCAGATTAGGCAAGTGGAAAGCAGCTACAAGGTTGTTGAATGAAATGGTGAGTAGAAATATCTTTCCAAATGTGCACACCTTCAGTATCTTGGTAGACACACTTTGTAAGGAGGGGATGGCTGAGGAAGCACAAACTGTGGTCGAAAGGATGATTGAAAGAGATATTGAACCTAATACAGTTACGTACAATTCACTTATGGATGGTTACTGTTTACGAGGAGAAATGGACAAGGCAAAAAAGGTTTTTGAACTAATGCTTTGCAAGGACTCCATGACTGATGTTCGTAGTTATACCATATTGATAAATGGATATTGTAAACGTAAAATGATGGATGAGGCCATGATGATTTTCTTGGAAATGTCTCGTAGAGGATTGGTTTCTGATACCGTTGCATATACCACTCTTATAGATGGTTTCTGCAAACTGGGGAGAATACATGATGCACAGAAGTTGTTCTCTCAAATGCAAGGTTGTGGCCATCTTCCTAATGGGGTTACTTTCGGCACACTAATAAAGGGTTTCTGTAGAATGGGTAACAACAGTGCAGCTATCCAATTGCTGAGGAAGATGGAGGAAGGAGCTTGCAACCCTGACCTAGTTATCTATAACACGATTATAGACTCTCTTTGTAAGGATACACTAATTGTGGATGCGTTGAACCTCTTCTCTGAAATGATGAGGAACGGTATTTCCCCAAATGTCATCACCTATACATCCTTGATTCATGGGGTTTGCAGGTTAGGCAAGTGGAAAGAGTGGAAAGAAGCTACAACGTTGTTGAATGAAATGGTGAGTAGAAATATCTTTCCAGATGTGCAGACCTTCAATGTCTTTGTAGACACACTTTGTAAGGAGGGGGGTGTTGGGGAAGCGCAAACTGTGGTCGAAATGATGATTGAAAGAGATATTGAACCTAATACGTTTACATACAATTCACTTATGGATGGTTACTGTTTACGAGGAGAAATGGACAAGGCGAAAAAGGTTTTTGAACTAATGCTTTGTAAGGACTCCATGACTGATGTTTGCAGTTATAACATATTGATAAATGGATATTGTAAGTGTAAAAACGTCGATGAGGCCATGATGATTTTCTTGGAAATGCCTAGTAGAGGATTGGTTTCCGATACCATTACATGTACCACTCTTATAGATGGTTTCTGCAAAGTGGGGAGAATACATGATGCACAGAAGTTGTTCTCTCAAATGCAAGGTTGTGGCCTTCTTCCTGATGTTCAAACTTATGCAGTTTTACTGGATGGCCTATGTAAAACCCAACACCTTCCCATGGCGATGGAACTTTTTAGAGTGATGGAAGGAAAGAAGTTGGATATTGATATTGTGATTTACAATATTCTTATTGAAGGTTTGTGCATAGCTGGAAAAATTGATTCTGCAAAAAAccttttttatgatttatcaTCAAAAGGACTTCAACTTGATGTCAGGATATATACTACAATGATTAGTGGACTTTGTAATGGAGGCCTAATTAGTGAAGCGGAAAAGTTGGTTgaagaaatggaagagaatGGATGTTCTCCAGATGATTGCACCTATAATACAATTATCCGAGGGTTTATCAATAGTAATGAGACATCAAGGGcaatggtttttattcaacaaaTGGTGGAGAGGGGTTTCTCTGCAGATGCATCAACTACGGAATTGATCGTTGATTTATTGTCTAAAGATGATGTAGATCCGGCTTTGTAG